The Tripterygium wilfordii isolate XIE 37 chromosome 23, ASM1340144v1, whole genome shotgun sequence genomic sequence ATGAAGATCATGAACAATCTTGAATACAGCATCAGGTCTAGCCAGTTTCAATGCATTTTGTGACATAGCCTTAAGCTCATCTGCTTTTGGACCGAACCATTCTGCCACAATGCTTGCTATCTCTTTTGGTGATTTCGAGAACTTCCCGCATCCATTTTCTACGACGTAAGGGACATTGCCTACTTCCTGTGTGATCACGATACATGGTCAAAATCAGCATCTATGAAGTAAGATTCAACCATCCAGGCAAGAAACTAagcggggaaaaaaaaaacatattcatTGACAGTAACCCATAAGAGCTCACAATCTACAGAGGACAGGGAACGTCAATCAATTATATCTAATATGATCAAATGAATAGTTCTCCCAGATTTTGTTGAAAGAACATGCAAAACCATCTAAATTAATGGACTGACCTGCCCAGCAATGTAACCGTTCAAAATAATAGGAAGGCCTCGAATCATCGCCTCGGCAATAGTCCCAGGGCCTGCCTATAGAAGCAAAGTTATGTTAGAACATGACTGTTTATGACTAAAAAACACGGTCACCACCTTCATGGAAGCTTACCTTTGTTATAATGCAGTCGCAAGCACCCATGCATTCTTCCATTTTAGTGACAAACCCTTTCACCTATGCGGAGGAACAATTAATTAATGCGAGGAAGAACATGTCTACATTGCTATATACCAAGAATAGGCAGCCAGAACTTCTAAATGCAGTTGCAAAAGGATAGGAGAGTATGTTAGCGAGAACCAAACGACATCTTTTGCATTCCACATATTGCATAACCACTATTAAAAATAACTCAAGTTCATAATAATCTGAAAGAATATGACTGTCTATGTTCAATGTAGATTTATCAGAAGTGAGATAAATACCTTGATCATGCATAAGTGAAACACGAGGAGAATACTTAGCAGTTGGAAAAGAATATAATCGTCGAAAAACACATCGCATATGAATATTGAATATATAAATGGCATGATTTGAATTTAAACAGGCAAATAGCAACCTTACACTGTGGTTCAGACTCAGTAAAGATCAATACCTGGACAGGAATCTTCCAATCAATCGCTTGTAATCTGCTTGCAAGCTTCTTGTTGTGGCCACATATCACAAGGACCTGACCTATTGGCTCCCCAACATTCTCATCATATAATGAATCCCCAAGTGCGCGTGCAGTAGCCTCAATGGGGCCCATTCCTTCACCTCCTCCCATCAATAAAATAGCTGGAAGACTCTCATCCATTCCCAATTCTCTCCTCAGTTCAACCTGGATTaaaggaaatatatatatatatatatatatatagtcggCATAATCTTCTAAAGGGAACTTTGAAACAGGATATATCCACATAATCATGCATTATATCATGACGGTTGCAGATTGCATTTTCATCGGTATGCAGTTCAAGTTAGAATGGTTTTAAGTCTAAAGCAAACaaaaagagaagctcacataaGTTTATAGCACAAGAATATTTGCATATCCAATTGCTCAAAATTCATCTGTAAAGCTTACTTCTATGTACCATTTTTCGCATTAGATAAAGTTCAAACATGGTGAACTTGGCAGAGAGAGAATGCAAAATCAGGTCGAATCCCCATATCTAAAAAGGAGGCTAAAGCTCCAACAAAAGTAAGAGAACAAACTATAAGAGGGAGCCATTAGAAATGTGCACACTATGAGAAGGATCATACTACTCCTGAGTAATACAATGAACAGAGTACATGTGACAAGGCAAAGAGGTATCAATCTTCAAAAGTCATATCAGTTTAAAGATAACCAACCTTTGGCCGAACAGGCTTAACAAAGGAAGGCCGCACGGGAAGGCCATAAACCTTTATCTGGGATGGCTGCAGCCCAGCTCTCAACGCTCTCCTTGATAGCTCTGCTGTTGGGCAATAGCATCGGGTAACAAGCTTATGAAACCTAAAAGGGAATACAGCAAAGATTTAAACTATATAAAAAACAAGATAACACTAGCAATGCAAATTATAAGCACAGGACTAACCAGGTCGGATGGCATGTGCTTAGATCTGTGACTACTGTTGTAAAAATTATCTTCTGCAAAAGACCCTTTGCTCTCAGAATACGAAGTGGAACATGCTGCATGAGTGGATGTACACTGATAATAATGTCTGGCTGGTATTTCATCAATCCTTTAGCAACCTCCCTGTAAAGTAAAGAACAAGCAATTAAATGAGGGTAAAATCATACTATCATTAAATCCATCAGAAAGAGTTGTAGCGAtcattaaattttgaattgagaaagagaaaaatataatGATGATCAaggttttccatttttctttacAAGATTAGGATTACAAATTGATTCGGTAAAGCATTTTACCACCAGGTCCTATATCTGTTACAATTACAAAGAATTAAAATATAGGATGAGAGAAAGCTGCTCGGTAGAATAGTTTATTGGGAATTCTTGGTCTATTTGAAAGGCACGCATAATCATAAGACACGGTACAGATACTCCTACAGTCCAAACTTTGTGGATTCCCATTCTATCAAAAATTGATGACATCAGTTGGTCACTTTCAACTAAACAAGAACTCGCGAGAAAATTTTCCTTTCTCCAATTCATAGTCGTGTTTATATAAACAAACTTTAAATTACATAGTGTAACTGTGTAAGTGCAACCTTCCTaggaaaacaatatttttttaaaatagatgACCAAAAGAAGGTAGAAGCTCCCTAGTTAATTCCAGACAAGCCAACAAAGGGTCCTGAGAGGGTGATCTAAATTCTAAATACTCTACTAGCTTCTAAGCCCAAGACAATGATCTTTAAATGAACACCACAGCAAATAAGTCCTTATATAATCTACAACGCTATCAAATATCAAGACagataaagaaagaaatctGAAACTAGAGATTCCCAAAGCTATGACTCCAAAGTTAGTGTGTTTGACCACGACAACTGTGGATTGATAAAATAGACAGACGAATACTAGGTATCATCACCCGATAGAAGATAATTAGTAGAAC encodes the following:
- the LOC119993637 gene encoding monogalactosyldiacylglycerol synthase, chloroplastic translates to MMNHPASVTQESGSVLEFGSQLAFFGFNKTLNTVNSDGCSSFKSNYLYFNYSVGSKRRRVSASLSLSSTCGSSIKSIWSEFNRVIKFHCERIPIGFASVRVNSSDSSGLSDNGNAFPVEEGLPLNCAEGENPKRVLILMSDTGGGHRASAEAIKAAFNEEFGDRYQVFVTDLWSEHTPWPFNQLPRSYNFLVKHGPLWKMTYYGTAPRVIHQSNFAATSTFIAREVAKGLMKYQPDIIISVHPLMQHVPLRILRAKGLLQKIIFTTVVTDLSTCHPTWFHKLVTRCYCPTAELSRRALRAGLQPSQIKVYGLPVRPSFVKPVRPKVELRRELGMDESLPAILLMGGGEGMGPIEATARALGDSLYDENVGEPIGQVLVICGHNKKLASRLQAIDWKIPVQVKGFVTKMEECMGACDCIITKAGPGTIAEAMIRGLPIILNGYIAGQEVGNVPYVVENGCGKFSKSPKEIASIVAEWFGPKADELKAMSQNALKLARPDAVFKIVHDLHELVRQRNHVAQYSCPA